The Streptomyces sp. RKAG293 genome includes a region encoding these proteins:
- a CDS encoding DUF4229 domain-containing protein, which yields MFRYTAMRFGLFVGCFAVIWGLVSLRILPAGLGGSNLLWVALLALVISAPLSFVLLRGARDAASAQVSARVERSRANFAKSQSAEDAADDAARTA from the coding sequence ATGTTCCGTTACACCGCCATGCGTTTTGGCCTCTTCGTCGGCTGCTTCGCGGTCATCTGGGGTCTGGTCTCCCTGCGGATCCTGCCGGCCGGGCTCGGTGGCTCCAACCTCCTGTGGGTTGCGCTGCTCGCGCTCGTCATCTCCGCGCCGCTGAGCTTCGTGCTGCTGCGCGGTGCCCGCGATGCCGCGTCCGCCCAGGTCTCCGCGCGCGTCGAGCGCAGCCGGGCGAACTTCGCCAAGAGCCAGAGCGCGGAGGACGCGGCGGACGACGCCGCGCGCACCGCGTAG